The following nucleotide sequence is from Sphingomonas telluris.
GGCATGGGTCATCGATACCGGCATCGACTTTACCCACCCCGATCTCAACGTCGATGTCGCGCGCAGCGTCAGCTTCGTCGGCGGAACGGGTAGCGACCGGAACGGCCATGGCACACACGTGTCGGGAACGATCGGCGCGAAGAAGGACGGCAAGGGCGTCGTCGGCGTGGCTCCGGGCGTGAAGCTCGTGGCAGTCCAGGTTCTCGGCGCGAGCGGCTCGGGATCGACCTCGGGCGTGATTGCCGGCATCGATTATGTCGCCGACCACGGCATCGCCGGCGACGTGGCGAATATGAGCCTGGGCGGCGGCTATTCGCAGGCGCTGAACGACGCGGTCGTCGCAGCGTCCAGCAAGGTGAAGTTCGCGCTCGCAGCCGGCAATGAAGGCGACAACGCCAACAACCATAGCCCGGCCAGCGCGAACGGACCGAACATCTATACGGTCGCGGCGGTGGACTCCGCGAAGACGCTCGCGTCCTGGTCGAACTACGGCAAGCCGCCGGTCGATTACGCCGACCCGGGCGTAAGCATCTATTCGACCTACAAGGGCGGTGGATACGCGACCTTGTCTGGCACCTCGATGGCCACGCCGCACATGGCTGGTGTGCTTCTACTGGGTAACGTGTCGAACTGCGGCACCTCGTCCGCAGCCCCCGATGGATCGACCTACTCCATCGGTTGCCACTGATCGAAAGCTGCGCGCCGTTGGGGCGGCGCGCAGCTTTCGCTTTTTGCCTTGCGCGTAATCGTTTAGCTTCCACCTCGCACGTGGGGGAACATTCGTGTTGGACGTGGGGCGGGAACTAAGCACGCCGAGAGCAGGGCTCAAAACTTGGAGCCGAGCGCTTCGCGTTCACCAATGGTCGAAGAACCTGCTGGTCTTCGTACCGGCCCTCCTGTCGATCCCCTTGCTCACGACATTCCAGGCGCTGAACACCCTAATGGCGTTCGTGGCGCTCTGCGCGGTCGCTTCGGCGACCTATGTCGTGAACGACGTCGCGGATATGCCTCACGATCGCGAGCATCCATCGAAGAAATCGCGGCCATTCGCGAGCGGCGCTATCTCCGTAGTGCACGGCGCGATCGTCGCTGCGCTGCTCGCCTCGCTTGCGACCGCGCTCGCGCTTGCGCTGCCCGTGCAATGCGCGCTGACGCTGCTGGTCTATGCGGCTGTGTCGCTTGCTTATTCGTTCCAGCTGAAGCGGGTGCCACTCCTCGACGTCATCTGTCTCGGCTTCCTCTTCACGGTGCGGATCGCGGTGGGCGCCTCCCTGCTTCCGAACAGCTCACCCTATTGGCTCTACGCCTTCTCCATGTTCTTCTTCACGAGCCTGGCCTTCGTGAAGCGCTATACGGAGCTGGCGCAGGCGGTTCAGAGCGAGCGCGCATCGCTTCCCGGACGAAGCTATCAGTCGGAGGACCTGCCTCTGGTTCTCGCGGCCGGGCTCGGTACGGCCCTCTGCTCGATCGTCGTTTTCCTGATCTACCTCGGCGCGCAGCATTTCGACGGGAACTTGTTCCGCAATCCCGGCTGGCTCGGCCTGTCGGTGGCGGCGCTCGCCTACTGGATCCTGCGCGTGTGGCTGCTGGCGCTTAGGGGCCAGATGCATGATGATCCGGTCGTCTTCGCCCTGAAGGACCGCGCGTCCTACGCTCTGGGCGTCCTGGTCGGAGTGTCATTGTTCCTCGCATGGTAATCGCTCGTCGCGCAGAACAGGTGCTCTCCTGGGGGCGGTGCCACCGCTTCGATCATGTCCGGCTGATCCCCGGCACCATCGACGAGGCGCGAGAAGCAGTGCGCGGGGAAGGGCCCGTGCTGCCGTTCGGGCTCGGCCGGTCGTACGGAGACTCCTGCCTCAACGACAATGCGGTGCTCATCGACACGCAACGCCTCGACCATTTCGTGAGCTTCGATGAGGCGAAGGGCGAGATCGTTTGCGAGGCGGGGGTGTCGCTCGATGCGATCCTCGCCCTGCTTGCCACGAAGCCTCAGACCGATGGCTATTGGTTCCTGCCGGTCGTGCCGGGCACAAAGTTCGTGACCGTCGGCGGAGCCATCGCCAACGACGTCCACGGTAAGAACCATGAGGTTGAGGGCACCTTCGGCCGCCACGTGAACTGGTTCGACCTCGCCCGTTCGGACGGGCAGCTTCTTCGCTGCTCGCCTGAAGAGAATGCGGAGCTGTTCGCAGCTACCATTGGCGGACTGGGGCTGACCGGTCTGGTCACGCGCGCGTCAATCCGCTTGATGAAGGTCCCCAGCCTGATGCTCGAGGTGGAGGACATCCGCATTCGCAACCTCGACCATTATTTCGAGGTTGCCGAGGAGAGCCGTAGTGGCTGGACTCATCACGCCGCCTGGGTCGATGTGCTCGCCGAGGGCAAAGCAGCAGGGCGCGGCATCTACACGCGCTCGCGCTTCACAACGTGCGAGAACTCAAAGGAGGCGAAGTCCGGCGGCCCGCGCGTGCCGGTCGAAGCGCCGTCCTGGGCGATCAGCCATCCGACCATCAAGCTGTTCAACGCCGTCTACGGACGCAAGCTGTTCGGCGAGATGCGCAGAACGGAATGCACGCCTTACGGCCCCGTGTTCTTTCCCCTCGATGGCGTCAGCGATTGGAACAAGATGTACGGGCGCGGCGGCTTCTATCAGTACCAATGCGTCGTTCCGAAGGATCTTGCCCGCGAATCCACGGCTGCATTGCTGCCAACAATCGCGGAGGACAGGCAGGGCTCCTTCCTCACGGTCCTGAAGGAATTCGGAGACATCACCAGCCCGGGCATGCTGTCCTTTCCGATGCCCGGCACGACGCTTGCGGTCGACTTTCCCAATCGCGGCGAGCGGACGCTGGAGCTGCTCGACAGGCTCGACGCCATTACGCTGGACGCGGGCGGTCGCGTCTATGCGGCGAAGGACGGCCGGGCATCAGCCGAAATGCTCGTGCAGGGCTTTCCGAAACTGGAAACCTTTCGGCGCTACGTGGACCCGGCCTTTTCATCGACTTTCTGGAGACGCAGCGCTGGCACGCGATAGTTCTTCGGCGCTTAGCGTCGCGATATTTGGTGCAACCTCCGCCATCGCCGAGCAGGTGGCGCGGCTGTACGCAGCGAAAGGCGCGAGGATCTTCCTCGCCGGGCGTCAGCGGGAGCGGTTGGATACGATCGCGCAGGACCTCCAGGTTCGGGGAGCGTCCGCCGTTTCGACCTACGGCGTCGACTTCGACGATGTCGCGGCCTTCGGCCCGATGGTGGAGGCCTGCGGCTCTCCCGACCGGACTCTCATCGCTTACGGCACGCTGCCCGACCAGCAGGGCGCGGAGGGCAGCGCAGACCTCACCGCCAAAGCGCTGCTCACGAACTTTACCAGCCCGGCCGTCCTCCTGAACCTGCTGGCGGACCGTCTTCACTCCGGCGCTGCGGTCGCAGTAATCACCTCCGTCGCAGGCGAGCGCGGGCGGCAGAGCAATTACGTCTATGGCGCGGCTAAGGGCGGGCTCAGCCGCTTCCTCGAGGGCCTTCGCCACCGTCTCGCGCCCAAAGGCATTCGCGTGATCGATGTCCGCCCGGGCTTCGTCGATACGCCGATGACCGACGGCATGGACAAGAAGGGGCCTTTGTGGGCCAAGCCCGAGCGCGTCGCGCGCGACATCGAGAAGGCGCTCGAGCGCCGCGACGGGCCGATCCACACCCCGTGGTTCTGGTGGGGTATCATGGCGATCATCACGCGCGTTCCCGCCCGCATCTTCCACAAGACAAAGCTCTAGCGGGGGAGGGCGCGCAATCCGCCAGACCCTCACCCGAACCGAGCTCACGCTTCGCTATGCCTTGTTCGCGGGCGTCGCCATCGCCGCGAACCTGGCCGCGCAAGCCTTGGTCTTCGCGGTCTACACAGGGCCGTTCCCGCTTGCTGCTGCCCTCGCAGTCGGGACGATTGTCGGCCTGGTCGTAAAGTTCGAGCTGGATCGCCGCCTCATTTTCTACGCGCCCCAGCAGGATGCCGCCGCGACCGGCGCCACCTTCTTCTTCTATGCCTCCACGGGCCTCATCACGACGGCGCTGTTCTGGGGCACGGAGACGCTGGTGCACTTAGCCTCGGGCGGAGCACCGGGCTCGCAATATGTCGGCGGTTTCATCGGCCTCACGGCGGGCTATGTGCTGAAGTACCAACTGGACAAGCGCTATGTCTTCCGTGGCTGAGATGTTGCGGTAACCTGGTAGAGGATGCTCTCCGGACTGTCCCAGATCACGCGAAGATCGGACGGGGCGACGAATGTTCCGCGCAGAGGCTTGATGAGCCAAACGTATTGGAACGCTCTTCTCGGGAATTGATCGAGGCTCTCCTGCGTCGTTCGCGCTGCCTCGTTGCTCGCGCGTCTCTCATGATTGAGTCGAGCAGTACAACTTGGCGAGAAGACCAACGCGGAGCTCACGTCTTCGAAGGGCACGGCTTTCCCATATTTAATGCTGAGCAGCTGAGCGCCCGGAAGATCCCACTGATCGTTCGAGAATCCAAATCGTCGTGAGATTACGAGCGCGCCCCAGTGCCAATGGCGCGGCAAAGCCCAGGGTTCGTCACATGCAGCGGAAGCCAGAGTCAGAACAGCTGAACCGGGCCGAACGAGTTGAAGCCCTTGTGACGAGCGGCGCAGCTCGGCATCCGCGATAGAAAAACTGATTGTATTTCCGATCAGACGACACGCGATGAACACCAACCCTAAGCTCGCGACCAGAGCCTCCGCCTTTGCGTCCTGTGTGCGGAAACGAATTGCGACTATTGCCACGATGATGACGTAGGGCACCAAGCGCATGTCCGCATGGGCCGAGCCAAAGAGCTTGTAGGGAAGCGCTACGAAAGTCACCGCGAGCGCGATTGTCGGGATAGTCATTCGCCGGGAGAATTCCAGCTTTGGGTCGAACATTGCGGCGCTAATCACGACCAGTGCAACAGCGACACTCACCGCATCCCAGACGAGCCAGCGGTCCCTCAGCGCCGATGCAACGGTCAGAAGTTTCCACGTGAGCAGGTAGGTCGTTGTGTCCCCGGCTACTTCACCGGTCCGCCAGAGGATCATCATCGCAAATGGAAGCGATAACGGTAAAGATTGGAGCACGGAGCCGCGCATCGCCGCTGCCCACGAAAGGCCTTCATCGCGTTGCCTGACGACTTCCGCACCGAAGGCCAAGAGTCCGAGGAAGCCCCAACCGAACACGTGCACGATCCACAAAACGCAGGATATTGGTGCAAAGATGATGGCGCGGAGTCGGAGCTTCCCCAGCTTGCTCAACCGTAGCCAAAGAGCGAACGCTAAGAATGCTAGTCCGATCGAAAGAGCGAAGTTCGTGAAGCCGTAGTTGAAAGGGAAGCCATAGACGAAGGGTACGGCGAAAAGCGCCGTCGGAGGCACTCGTCCATGCAGCTCTCTCCCAACTGCGAAGATCCCGAAAACTGTCAGGACCGGGATGAAGGCCACGATAAGCTTCACCGCCAACTCAAGTCCAAAAA
It contains:
- a CDS encoding S8 family serine peptidase is translated as MRASWVLYASAAAILGVASPASGQGPDAQSDATLAKISNQYICTFDRSMPGASVRNEANKAAGPVLGQVLHTYEHSIKGFAVRAAALSNGRSPIAEMRAKNPRITGCEEDQVMRAVVAKPSGKPGGGGGSEQTPYGVTMVRGGTTDQSNSGKTAWVIDTGIDFTHPDLNVDVARSVSFVGGTGSDRNGHGTHVSGTIGAKKDGKGVVGVAPGVKLVAVQVLGASGSGSTSGVIAGIDYVADHGIAGDVANMSLGGGYSQALNDAVVAASSKVKFALAAGNEGDNANNHSPASANGPNIYTVAAVDSAKTLASWSNYGKPPVDYADPGVSIYSTYKGGGYATLSGTSMATPHMAGVLLLGNVSNCGTSSAAPDGSTYSIGCH
- a CDS encoding UbiA family prenyltransferase; translation: MLDVGRELSTPRAGLKTWSRALRVHQWSKNLLVFVPALLSIPLLTTFQALNTLMAFVALCAVASATYVVNDVADMPHDREHPSKKSRPFASGAISVVHGAIVAALLASLATALALALPVQCALTLLVYAAVSLAYSFQLKRVPLLDVICLGFLFTVRIAVGASLLPNSSPYWLYAFSMFFFTSLAFVKRYTELAQAVQSERASLPGRSYQSEDLPLVLAAGLGTALCSIVVFLIYLGAQHFDGNLFRNPGWLGLSVAALAYWILRVWLLALRGQMHDDPVVFALKDRASYALGVLVGVSLFLAW
- a CDS encoding FAD-binding oxidoreductase; the encoded protein is MVIARRAEQVLSWGRCHRFDHVRLIPGTIDEAREAVRGEGPVLPFGLGRSYGDSCLNDNAVLIDTQRLDHFVSFDEAKGEIVCEAGVSLDAILALLATKPQTDGYWFLPVVPGTKFVTVGGAIANDVHGKNHEVEGTFGRHVNWFDLARSDGQLLRCSPEENAELFAATIGGLGLTGLVTRASIRLMKVPSLMLEVEDIRIRNLDHYFEVAEESRSGWTHHAAWVDVLAEGKAAGRGIYTRSRFTTCENSKEAKSGGPRVPVEAPSWAISHPTIKLFNAVYGRKLFGEMRRTECTPYGPVFFPLDGVSDWNKMYGRGGFYQYQCVVPKDLARESTAALLPTIAEDRQGSFLTVLKEFGDITSPGMLSFPMPGTTLAVDFPNRGERTLELLDRLDAITLDAGGRVYAAKDGRASAEMLVQGFPKLETFRRYVDPAFSSTFWRRSAGTR
- a CDS encoding SDR family oxidoreductase; protein product: MFGATSAIAEQVARLYAAKGARIFLAGRQRERLDTIAQDLQVRGASAVSTYGVDFDDVAAFGPMVEACGSPDRTLIAYGTLPDQQGAEGSADLTAKALLTNFTSPAVLLNLLADRLHSGAAVAVITSVAGERGRQSNYVYGAAKGGLSRFLEGLRHRLAPKGIRVIDVRPGFVDTPMTDGMDKKGPLWAKPERVARDIEKALERRDGPIHTPWFWWGIMAIITRVPARIFHKTKL
- a CDS encoding GtrA family protein — protein: MFAGVAIAANLAAQALVFAVYTGPFPLAAALAVGTIVGLVVKFELDRRLIFYAPQQDAAATGATFFFYASTGLITTALFWGTETLVHLASGGAPGSQYVGGFIGLTAGYVLKYQLDKRYVFRG